In Gemmobacter sp., a single genomic region encodes these proteins:
- a CDS encoding ArsR/SmtB family transcription factor, which yields MTTISPNARALAALGHDARLAIFRLLVKAGDDGLRVSDIGEHLGLAPSTLAHHLSTLVDAGLVLQDKQGREVFNRVDFPAMHRLVGFLTSECCAGVAVRSSEDAA from the coding sequence ATGACCACTATCAGCCCCAACGCACGCGCCCTTGCCGCTCTCGGCCATGATGCCCGCCTCGCGATCTTTCGCCTGCTGGTGAAGGCTGGGGATGACGGGCTGCGCGTGAGCGATATTGGTGAGCACCTGGGGCTTGCCCCGTCGACCCTGGCGCATCACCTCTCGACGCTGGTCGATGCGGGGTTGGTGCTGCAGGACAAGCAGGGCCGTGAGGTGTTTAACCGAGTTGATTTCCCCGCGATGCATCGCCTTGTCGGCTTCCTGACGTCCGAATGCTGCGCTGGCGTTGCAGTCCGCTCATCGGAGGATGCGGCGTGA
- a CDS encoding permease has translation MTDTIFPRPGFQSTLRHLWQEQRVWLASALILGVLAVFDTPLATDSALFAGTALLNTAPFLILSITIAAWANATGADNLIAKAFTGAPILMIGLGALAGGISPFCSCGVIPLIAALLAMGVPLSAVMAFWLASPIMDPSMFVLTAGVLGLEFAVAKTLAALGLGVFGGTVVHLIMKSGAFADPLRDGIGNGGCGGAKIRAPKPVVWRFWADTDRRAKFGKTALTTTLFLAKWLTLAFILESLMLAWIPAETVTAALGGEGLMPIVTATLVGVPAYLNGYAALPLVGGLIEQGMAPGAGMAFLVAGGVTSIPAAMAVWALARPQVFAVYIGLSLTGAFASGLLFQLWTQVA, from the coding sequence ATGACTGACACAATCTTCCCGAGACCTGGCTTCCAGTCCACGCTGCGCCATCTATGGCAGGAGCAGCGGGTCTGGCTCGCCTCGGCTTTGATCCTTGGCGTGCTGGCGGTCTTCGACACGCCCCTGGCCACGGACAGCGCTCTGTTCGCGGGGACGGCACTCCTGAACACGGCGCCGTTTCTGATCCTGTCGATCACTATTGCCGCGTGGGCCAATGCGACGGGGGCTGACAACCTGATCGCCAAGGCCTTCACCGGCGCGCCGATCCTGATGATCGGGCTGGGTGCACTGGCAGGGGGCATCTCGCCTTTCTGCTCCTGCGGAGTGATCCCGTTGATCGCCGCACTTCTGGCGATGGGCGTGCCGCTGTCAGCAGTCATGGCCTTTTGGCTGGCCTCGCCAATCATGGACCCGTCGATGTTCGTGCTGACAGCGGGCGTGCTGGGCCTTGAGTTCGCGGTGGCCAAGACGCTCGCTGCCCTCGGGCTGGGCGTGTTCGGCGGCACCGTGGTGCACCTGATTATGAAGAGCGGCGCCTTTGCCGATCCGCTGCGCGATGGCATCGGCAACGGCGGCTGCGGTGGCGCGAAGATCCGCGCGCCGAAGCCAGTGGTCTGGCGGTTCTGGGCCGACACCGACCGGCGGGCGAAATTCGGCAAAACGGCGCTGACCACGACACTGTTCCTCGCCAAATGGCTTACGCTGGCCTTCATCCTGGAGAGCCTCATGCTGGCATGGATTCCGGCGGAGACCGTAACCGCGGCGCTCGGGGGCGAGGGCCTCATGCCCATTGTGACCGCAACGCTTGTCGGTGTCCCCGCATACCTCAACGGCTACGCCGCGCTGCCGCTGGTCGGTGGGCTGATCGAGCAGGGCATGGCGCCCGGGGCAGGCATGGCATTCCTCGTCGCGGGTGGCGTCACCTCGATCCCGGCGGCCATGGCGGTCTGGGCGCTGGCGCGGCCACAGGTCTTTGCAGTCTATATCGGCTTATCTCTTACTGGTGCCTTCGCATCGGGGCTGCTGTTCCAGCTCTGGACGCAGGTGGCATGA
- a CDS encoding IS110 family transposase: MQNSTFIGLDVHKATISVAIAQGERGGEVRHLGTVLHRPDQVHKLVEKLAAGGARLHFCYEAGPCGYGLHRQIVEMGHDCIVVAPSLIPVKAGDRVKTDRRDAVMLAKLHRAGELTAVWVPDAAHEAMRDLVRARATAMRVAGKARQHLQGFLLRHSRIYPGKKGWTGAYRRWLAMVRFTHPAQQIVLQDYIDAVADAEARVERLTGQIADLLPTWSLAPVVDAVQAMRGVGFIVAVTVVAEVGDFQRFDTPRQLMAYLGLTPSEHSSGASVRRGGITKAGSGLARRALVEGAWSYRMQARVSPKLLARLESLPQVVRDIAWKGQLRMCQRYRHLVAAGKAKVVVITAIAREMAGFIWAIARATTPATA; the protein is encoded by the coding sequence ATGCAGAATAGCACGTTCATCGGGCTGGATGTCCACAAGGCGACGATTTCGGTGGCGATTGCACAGGGCGAACGGGGCGGTGAAGTCCGGCACTTGGGAACGGTGCTACATCGGCCCGATCAGGTGCACAAACTGGTTGAGAAACTGGCGGCAGGCGGGGCGCGGCTGCATTTCTGCTATGAGGCAGGTCCTTGCGGCTATGGCCTTCATCGCCAGATTGTCGAGATGGGGCATGACTGTATCGTGGTGGCCCCTTCGTTGATCCCGGTGAAGGCGGGCGACCGGGTGAAGACCGACCGTCGTGACGCGGTGATGCTGGCGAAGCTGCATCGGGCTGGAGAGCTGACGGCGGTCTGGGTGCCGGATGCAGCGCATGAGGCGATGCGCGATCTGGTCCGGGCCCGTGCGACGGCGATGCGGGTGGCAGGCAAGGCGCGCCAGCACCTCCAAGGCTTTCTGCTGCGGCACAGCCGGATCTATCCCGGCAAGAAGGGATGGACGGGTGCCTACAGGCGCTGGCTCGCAATGGTGCGGTTTACGCATCCGGCGCAACAGATCGTCCTTCAGGATTACATCGATGCCGTTGCTGACGCTGAGGCAAGGGTGGAGCGTCTGACGGGCCAGATTGCGGATCTTCTGCCGACCTGGAGCCTCGCACCGGTCGTTGATGCGGTCCAAGCGATGCGCGGTGTCGGATTCATCGTCGCCGTGACGGTGGTGGCCGAGGTTGGGGATTTCCAGCGTTTCGACACTCCGCGGCAGCTGATGGCCTATCTTGGGCTGACGCCTTCGGAACATTCCAGTGGTGCAAGCGTCCGGCGTGGCGGGATCACCAAGGCGGGCAGCGGTCTTGCCCGGCGTGCCCTGGTCGAGGGTGCCTGGAGTTACCGCATGCAGGCCCGCGTCAGCCCCAAGCTCCTTGCCCGGCTCGAGTCGTTGCCGCAGGTGGTCCGCGACATCGCCTGGAAAGGACAGCTCAGGATGTGCCAGCGCTACCGCCATCTGGTTGCGGCAGGAAAGGCCAAGGTGGTCGTCATCACGGCCATCGCGCGCGAGATGGCAGGCTTCATTTGGGCGATCGCCCGTGCCACCACGCCTGCAACGGCCTAA